From Triticum urartu cultivar G1812 chromosome 2, Tu2.1, whole genome shotgun sequence, a single genomic window includes:
- the LOC125537079 gene encoding ATP-dependent DNA helicase PIF3-like isoform X2: MQTHSRTDGSEKYRDMLHSMGKDIESFPLPEIDEQHEMTDDIPREIIEETSIEVEPEDTSLHKNLNKEQKEAYDEILAIIDDQSGGIFFVDGPGGTEKTFLYRALLATIRRQGKIAVATATSGVAASIMPGGRTAHSRFKIPLKIDEGAVCGFTKQSGTAKLLKAASLIIWDEASMTKRQTVEALDRSMRDIMDRPELPFGGKTVVFGGDFRQVLPVVRKGTRAQIVDSSLRKSVLWNSMRQLKLVRNMRAQNDPWFAEYLLRIGNGIEETNDDGEIQLPTIICVPNKTDDNSLDRLIDNVYKTDNASLKDPKYITSRAILSTRNDSIDKINLKMIDRFQGEEMMYHSFDSVEDDPHNYYPPEFLNTLTPNALPPHMLKLKLPNHTTQKHRPC, from the coding sequence ATGCAAACACACAGTCGAACAGATGGTTCTGAAAAATATAGAGACATGTTGCACTCAATGGGAAAAGACATAGAATCGTTTCCTCTTCCAGAGATCGACGAACAGCATGAGATGACAGACGACATACCGAGGGAGATCATTGAGGAAACATCCATCGAGGTGGAACCCGAGGACACATCTTTGCATAAGAACCtaaacaaggagcagaaggaggCCTACGACGAAATCCTAGCAATAATTGACGACCAAAGTGGAGGTATATTCTTTGTTGATGGACCTGGAGGCACGGAAAAAACTTTTCTTTACAGGGCTCTCTTAGCCACAATACGCAGACAAGGCAAGATTGCTGTAGCGACAGCCACTTCCGGTGTTGCTGCTTCAATAATGCCCGGAGGGAGGACCGCGCACTCGAGGTTCAAGATTCCACTAAAAATAGACGAGGGGGCTGTTTGTGGATTCACAAAACAGAGTGGGACAGCCAAACTACTGAAAGCAGCATCACTAATAATCTGGGATGAAGCATCTATGACCAAGAGGCAGACAGTGGAGGCGCTAGACAGAAGCATGCGGGACATAATGGACAGGCCAGAACTTCCATTCGGAGGAAAAACAGTCGTATTTGGAGGGGATTTTAGGCAAGTGCTACCTGTTGTCCGAAAGGGAACAAGAGCCCAGATAGTAGATTCATCACTACGCAAGTCTGTCCTCTGGAATTCAATGCGTCAACTGAAGCTCGTGCGCAACATGAGGGCTCAAAACGACCCATGGTTCGCAGAATACCTACTACGCATTGGAAACGGAATCGAGGAGACAAATGATGATGGTGAAATACAACTACCTACAATTATATGTGTGCCAAATAAGACGGATGACAATAGCCTTGATAGACTCATCGACAATGTCTACAAAACGGATAATGCTTCCCTAAAAGATCCAAAGTACATCAcgtcaagagcaattctatcaacaagGAACGACTCCATAGACAAAATCAACCTAAAAATGATTGATCGTTTCCAAGGGGAGGAGATGATGTACCACAGCTTCGATTCGGTAGAAGACGACCCACATAACTACTATCCACCAGAATTCCTAAACACTCTCACCCCAAATGCACTGCCTCCACATATGTTGAAGCTCAAATTGCCCAATCATACTACTCAGAAACATCGACCCTGCTAA